GGTCGGTCGGCTCGTTTGCCGCTGCCCTGCTAACCGGCTCGCGCGGCGCGCTGGCGGTCGGGCTCGCGGCAGCCTGCATCTGGACCTGCATGCGCGTTTATGACGCGCCGGATGCGCTTCATCTTCAGTTCGTGGTGCTCTGGCTCATTGCTGCCGCGGTCGCGTTGGTATGGAATTCCCGCGTCGCTGCCCATCTCGTCGCGGTCTCAGTCATTCCTTGGTGGATCGCGACGTCGCTCCGCTTCGACTTCGACGGCGCCCAGCCGTCCTTCGTGCTCGCGAATGGTGCGGCCCTGCTGTTCGGCGCCGGGCTCGCCATCGCCGCCGCGCCATCGCCGCGGGCGCACCGGCTTGGATCTGTTCTGTCGGTCTACGGCGCATTCGCGCTCGCCGTCGTCGCGTTCCTGGAGGTGACGACAGTCGACGATCTCTTCCGTCTTCGCACAGCCACGATCGAGGCCCAGCCGTCGTGGGCGATCGCGTGCGGCGCCACGGGCGTGATTCTCGCGCTCGCGTCCGCCGGCCTCACGAGCCGCGCCGGCGAAATCCTTGCAGCGGGCGCCATCGGCCTCGTGCTGGTCGCGGCGCCGCTCTGGCCGGCGTCGGCCGCCGGCGAACCCTGGTTCGCCTATGCTGCGCTGCTTTGCGCCATGCTGTGCCTCGTCGTCTCCGGCGTGCTCGACGATGTGCGTCCGCGCGTCGTCGCCGGCTGGCTCGGCATTGCCGGCGTTATCTCAGGGATCACCTGGGCGGTGAAGGGCTCGCTGCTGCGCCGTTCGGCCTTCCTGGCAGTGGCCGGGATCATCGCGGTCGTGTTTGCGTCAGCGCTCAATCGCATGCTGCCGAGGGCTGAGCGATGATCGAGGCAATGACAAACTTTTGGCAGCGCATCCCGAAAGCCGTGCTGTTCGGTGCCGCCATTCTGCTGCAATGCGCGTTGCTGATGCTGATGGTCGTCGACCGCGTGCAGATCCTGCGCGAAGGCCGTGAGGTGATCTTGCAGACCCGGCCGGTCGATCCCCGCGATCTCCTGCGCGGCGATTATGTCGTGCTCGGCTACGACATCACGCAACTGCCGGCAGGCGCACTCGCCGGCCAGCCGATGGTCGAGCGCAATCCTTCCGTGTTCGTCAAGCTCGCGCCTAATGCCGACGGTCTCTATCAGCCCGTCTCGGTGCACGCCGCGCCTGTGTCGGTCGCGGCGTCCGAAGTGCTGATCCGCGGCCGCGTCGCCTATTCCTGCGGTTCGACCAGCCGCACTTTTTGCGACAAGTTGACGATCAGATACGGTCTGGAAAGCTATTTCGTGCCGGAAGGCGAGGGCAGGAAGCTCGAGCAGGCCCGCAACCAGCAGAAGCTCCGCGTCGTCGCCGCCGTGCTGCCCTCGGGCCGTGCCGCGATCAAGCGCCTCCTGCTCGACGGCGAGCCGGTCTATGAGGAGCCTTGGTATTAGCGGTTCGGCCGCGCCTTCAACGCCCGCCGCAGCACATCCCACACGCGCGGGTCGCTCATGTGCGCCACGTTGAACCGCAGGAAGTTCTGCGCGGTCTGCGACACGCTGAACACGTTGCCCGGTGCCAGCACCACGTCCTCTTCGAGCGCGGCGCGCGCAACAGCGGTGGCATCCTGTCCATCGGCGAGGCGGCACCAGAGGAAGAAGCCGCCGCGCGGCATCAGCCAGGGCTCGATGCCGAGCGACTGAAGTTTTCGCGCGACGTCGCGACGCGTCCGCGTGAGCTTTTGCCGGAGATCGTCGATGTGCTTGCG
This genomic window from Bradyrhizobium manausense contains:
- a CDS encoding DUF2157 domain-containing protein, which codes for MFDKTYRQRLEADLAQWEADGVIAPAAAASIRQVLPAVSPGINIAVVVAIVGGLLIAAAFLAFVAAHWTEIARLLRFAILLAGMVVAGGLGAWFAAAGRTVLADLCASIGAIFFGAGIALVGQMYHLGDDFAGGMLLWSVGSFAAALLTGSRGALAVGLAAACIWTCMRVYDAPDALHLQFVVLWLIAAAVALVWNSRVAAHLVAVSVIPWWIATSLRFDFDGAQPSFVLANGAALLFGAGLAIAAAPSPRAHRLGSVLSVYGAFALAVVAFLEVTTVDDLFRLRTATIEAQPSWAIACGATGVILALASAGLTSRAGEILAAGAIGLVLVAAPLWPASAAGEPWFAYAALLCAMLCLVVSGVLDDVRPRVVAGWLGIAGVISGITWAVKGSLLRRSAFLAVAGIIAVVFASALNRMLPRAER
- a CDS encoding GDYXXLXY domain-containing protein, with amino-acid sequence MTNFWQRIPKAVLFGAAILLQCALLMLMVVDRVQILREGREVILQTRPVDPRDLLRGDYVVLGYDITQLPAGALAGQPMVERNPSVFVKLAPNADGLYQPVSVHAAPVSVAASEVLIRGRVAYSCGSTSRTFCDKLTIRYGLESYFVPEGEGRKLEQARNQQKLRVVAAVLPSGRAAIKRLLLDGEPVYEEPWY